From a single Fusobacterium ulcerans ATCC 49185 genomic region:
- the thiH gene encoding 2-iminoacetate synthase ThiH, translating into MSYYDELVKWKDFDFENYFSNVTDDDIRESIKKNRLSVYDYLNLLSPKAQNHLEEMAVKAAKLTRQHFGNVIGLYLPIYVSNYCTSNCVYCGFSKKNHIKRRHMKFEEIEHEAQEIAKTGIGNILLLTGEAKGLVDKEYLKGGIDVLKKYFSSVSIEVMPLDEEDYRYLVEDGLDGLTVYQETYDEKRYEQVHLSGEKRNFKYRLDTPERGAKAGIRTIGIGALLGLGGIRSDAFKTGLHLKYLMENYPNSEFSISFPRVNEAEGNLKDSYAVDDLTFVQILLANRIFQPKAGITLSTRESAVMRDNIVALGVTKFSAGSKTEVGGYSHENESTAQFDITDNRDVEEIVRAIRGRGLEVVYKDWETLV; encoded by the coding sequence GTGAGCTATTATGATGAACTTGTAAAATGGAAAGATTTCGACTTTGAAAATTATTTTTCTAATGTTACAGATGATGATATAAGAGAAAGTATAAAGAAAAATAGATTAAGTGTTTATGATTATTTAAATCTTCTTTCTCCTAAAGCACAAAACCATCTGGAAGAAATGGCAGTAAAGGCTGCAAAACTTACAAGACAGCATTTTGGAAATGTAATAGGGCTGTATCTTCCTATATATGTTTCTAATTACTGTACAAGCAATTGCGTCTATTGTGGTTTTTCAAAAAAGAATCATATAAAAAGAAGACATATGAAATTTGAAGAAATAGAACATGAGGCACAGGAAATAGCTAAGACAGGAATAGGAAATATACTTCTTCTTACAGGAGAGGCAAAGGGATTAGTGGATAAAGAATACCTTAAAGGTGGAATAGATGTATTAAAAAAATATTTTTCCTCTGTTTCAATAGAAGTTATGCCTTTAGATGAAGAAGATTATAGATATTTAGTAGAAGACGGATTAGATGGACTTACTGTATATCAAGAAACATATGATGAAAAAAGATATGAACAGGTACATCTTTCTGGAGAGAAGAGAAACTTTAAATATCGTCTGGATACACCTGAGAGAGGTGCAAAAGCAGGAATTAGAACTATTGGAATAGGGGCTTTGCTTGGATTGGGAGGAATTAGAAGTGATGCTTTTAAGACAGGACTTCATCTGAAATATCTTATGGAAAACTATCCTAACAGTGAATTCAGTATATCTTTTCCAAGAGTAAATGAAGCAGAAGGAAATTTGAAAGACAGCTATGCAGTAGATGATTTGACTTTTGTACAGATACTTCTTGCTAACAGAATATTTCAGCCAAAGGCAGGGATAACTCTTTCAACTAGAGAGAGTGCAGTAATGAGAGATAATATTGTAGCCTTGGGAGTAACTAAATTTTCTGCTGGTTCAAAAACAGAAGTAGGAGGATATTCACATGAAAATGAATCTACAGCTCAATTTGATATAACTGACAACAGAGATGTAGAAGAGATAGTGAGAGCTATAAGAGGAAGAGGTTTGGAAGTAGTATATAAAGACTGGGAGACATTAGTATGA
- a CDS encoding thiazole synthase translates to MDKFILKGHEFGSRLLTGTGKFSDKNLVAPMLEASRSQIITMALRRINFQNPKENILNYIPKHITLLPNTSGARTAEEAVKIARIAREAGCGDFIKIEIINDSQYLMPDNSETIKATKILADEGFIVLPYMMPDLIAAKRMEDAGAAAVMPLGSPIGSNRGIVTKPLIEMMLENNRVPIIVDAGIGRPSDAAIAMEMGCDAVLVNTAIATAQDPVKMGRAFALAVEAGREAFLAKIAEEKKYASASSPLTGFLFRGDK, encoded by the coding sequence ATGGATAAGTTTATATTAAAAGGACATGAATTTGGAAGCAGACTTCTTACAGGTACTGGAAAATTTTCAGATAAAAATCTAGTAGCTCCTATGTTGGAAGCCAGCAGGTCACAAATAATAACTATGGCATTAAGAAGAATAAATTTTCAAAATCCTAAAGAAAATATATTAAATTATATTCCTAAACATATAACTCTTCTTCCTAATACGTCAGGAGCAAGAACAGCAGAGGAAGCTGTAAAGATAGCGAGAATAGCAAGAGAAGCTGGATGCGGTGATTTTATAAAGATAGAGATAATCAATGATTCTCAATATCTTATGCCAGATAATTCTGAAACAATAAAGGCTACAAAAATATTAGCTGATGAAGGATTTATTGTACTTCCATATATGATGCCTGACCTTATAGCTGCAAAGAGAATGGAAGATGCAGGAGCAGCAGCAGTTATGCCTTTAGGTTCACCTATTGGTTCTAATAGGGGAATAGTAACTAAGCCTCTTATTGAAATGATGCTGGAAAACAACAGAGTGCCTATTATAGTAGATGCAGGAATAGGAAGACCATCTGATGCAGCAATAGCTATGGAGATGGGATGTGATGCTGTTCTTGTAAATACAGCAATAGCTACAGCTCAGGATCCAGTAAAAATGGGACGAGCTTTTGCATTAGCTGTAGAGGCTGGAAGAGAAGCTTTTCTTGCAAAAATTGCTGAGGAAAAGAAATATGCCAGTGCATCATCTCCATTAACTGGATTTCTTTTCAGAGGTGACAAATAA
- the thiS gene encoding sulfur carrier protein ThiS, whose amino-acid sequence MNILLNGKDYSSEKISTVKELLMELEREWSIELSGAVVLVNDEIVKKDRWEDTEISENAEVEVLSFVSGG is encoded by the coding sequence ATGAATATACTTTTAAATGGAAAGGACTATTCATCAGAAAAAATATCCACTGTAAAAGAGCTTCTTATGGAATTGGAAAGAGAATGGTCAATAGAACTTAGTGGAGCAGTTGTTCTTGTAAATGATGAAATAGTAAAAAAAGATAGATGGGAAGATACTGAAATATCTGAAAATGCAGAAGTAGAAGTGCTTTCTTTTGTATCAGGAGGGTAA
- the thiC gene encoding phosphomethylpyrimidine synthase ThiC yields the protein MYSTQMEAAKKGIFTKEMEIVAKDENMTREELMEKMAQGRVVIPANINHKSLYPRAVGEGIKTKVNVNLGVSEDCCDYCGEMVKVQKAIEYGADAIMDLSTFGDTKKFRRELVEKSTVMLGTVPMYDAVAKLGKNIKDMSVEELFRVVEEHCEDGIDFLTIHAGLNRTCVDRLKNNKRLTKIVSRGGSILFQWMMLNDKENPFFEHYDRLLDICRKYDVTLSLGDGLRPGSIHDSTDAPQIQELLILGELTKRAWEKDVQVMIEGPGHVPMHEIVTNMQIEKKLCHNAPFYVLGPLVTDIAPGYDHITAAIGGAIAASSGADFLCYVTPAEHLRLPTLEDMKEGIMASRIAGHAADIAKGLKGAIEWDHRMSKFRGELNWKGMFSECIDPEKAEAYRASSAPIEEEVCTMCGDLCPMKRCNEILD from the coding sequence ATGTATTCTACGCAAATGGAAGCAGCAAAAAAAGGTATCTTCACAAAAGAGATGGAGATAGTAGCAAAAGATGAAAATATGACAAGAGAAGAGCTTATGGAGAAAATGGCTCAGGGAAGAGTTGTTATACCAGCTAATATCAACCATAAAAGTCTTTATCCAAGAGCTGTTGGAGAAGGAATTAAAACTAAGGTTAATGTAAATCTTGGAGTATCAGAGGATTGCTGTGATTACTGTGGTGAGATGGTAAAGGTACAAAAAGCCATTGAGTATGGAGCAGATGCAATAATGGACTTGAGTACTTTTGGAGATACTAAGAAATTCAGAAGAGAGCTTGTAGAGAAATCAACAGTTATGCTTGGAACAGTACCTATGTATGACGCTGTTGCAAAGCTTGGAAAAAATATAAAAGATATGTCTGTAGAGGAGTTATTCAGAGTAGTAGAGGAACACTGTGAAGATGGAATTGATTTCCTTACTATTCATGCAGGACTAAACAGAACTTGTGTAGATAGATTAAAAAATAATAAAAGATTAACTAAAATTGTAAGCAGAGGAGGTTCTATACTGTTCCAATGGATGATGCTGAATGATAAAGAAAACCCTTTCTTTGAGCATTATGACAGACTCCTTGATATCTGCAGAAAATATGATGTGACACTTAGTCTGGGAGATGGACTTAGACCAGGAAGTATACATGATTCAACAGATGCACCACAGATTCAGGAGCTTTTAATACTTGGGGAACTTACAAAAAGAGCATGGGAAAAAGATGTACAAGTAATGATAGAGGGACCGGGACATGTACCTATGCATGAGATTGTAACAAATATGCAGATTGAGAAAAAATTATGCCATAATGCACCTTTCTATGTATTAGGGCCTTTAGTTACAGATATAGCTCCTGGATATGATCATATTACAGCTGCTATTGGGGGAGCTATTGCAGCATCATCTGGAGCTGACTTCCTTTGTTATGTAACACCAGCAGAACATTTAAGACTGCCTACTCTGGAAGATATGAAAGAGGGAATAATGGCATCGAGAATAGCTGGACACGCTGCTGATATAGCAAAGGGATTAAAAGGAGCTATAGAGTGGGATCACAGAATGAGTAAATTTAGAGGAGAGCTTAACTGGAAGGGAATGTTCAGCGAATGTATAGATCCTGAGAAGGCAGAAGCTTACAGAGCATCCTCTGCTCCTATAGAAGAGGAAGTATGTACTATGTGTGGAGACCTTTGCCCAATGAAGAGATGTAATGAGATTTTAGATTAA
- a CDS encoding alanine/glycine:cation symporter family protein yields the protein MDSVLQVVKSINNVLWSYLLIFLLCGTGIMFTVMLKGVQVTRFMDSVRRVFHRGSRKGQADSQGMNSFQSLATAVAAQVGTGNLAGAATAIAAGGPGAIFWMWVTAFFGMATIFAEAVLAQIYKEDINGEVRGGPAFYISKGLKCKGLAVFFSITIIIALGFVGNMVQANSIGEAFNEAFGINPIIMGAITVVVAGLIFRGGVKQIASFTEKIVPFMAVLYMVGGLYILLSNLSGTIHGIEMIFVGAFNPRAATGGLLGVGVKQAVRYGVARGLFSNEAGMGSTPHAHAIAKVRNPIDQGIVAMFGVFFDTFIILTITALIILSNVPIDGKMTGITLTQFAFKQGMGQLGTIFVAVALLFFAFSTIIGWYFFGEANIRYLFSSKKSVDIYSYVVLVFIFLGCLLKVELVWELADMFNGLMVLPNIIALIGLSGVVKKGLEEYNRREGEFK from the coding sequence ATGGACAGCGTATTGCAGGTAGTAAAGAGCATTAATAATGTTCTTTGGAGTTACTTATTGATTTTTTTACTGTGTGGAACAGGAATAATGTTTACAGTGATGCTGAAAGGAGTTCAGGTCACTAGATTTATGGACAGTGTTAGAAGGGTATTTCATAGAGGCTCAAGAAAGGGTCAGGCAGATTCCCAAGGAATGAATTCATTTCAGTCATTGGCTACTGCTGTGGCAGCACAGGTTGGAACTGGAAATCTGGCTGGAGCAGCTACTGCTATAGCAGCAGGAGGACCTGGAGCTATATTCTGGATGTGGGTAACAGCTTTTTTTGGAATGGCAACTATATTTGCTGAAGCTGTTCTTGCTCAGATATACAAAGAGGATATAAATGGAGAAGTGAGAGGTGGACCAGCATTTTATATCAGCAAAGGACTAAAATGTAAAGGTCTGGCAGTATTTTTTTCCATAACTATAATAATTGCTCTTGGGTTTGTAGGAAATATGGTACAGGCAAATTCTATTGGAGAAGCGTTTAATGAAGCATTTGGAATAAATCCCATAATAATGGGAGCTATAACAGTTGTTGTAGCAGGTCTTATATTCAGAGGCGGAGTTAAGCAGATAGCTTCCTTCACAGAAAAAATAGTTCCTTTTATGGCTGTATTGTATATGGTAGGAGGACTATATATACTTCTTTCTAACTTGAGTGGAACTATTCATGGAATAGAAATGATATTTGTAGGAGCATTCAACCCCAGAGCTGCCACAGGAGGACTATTGGGAGTGGGGGTGAAGCAGGCTGTAAGATATGGAGTTGCAAGGGGATTGTTTTCCAATGAAGCAGGAATGGGAAGTACACCTCATGCCCATGCTATAGCCAAAGTCAGGAATCCTATAGATCAAGGTATAGTGGCAATGTTTGGAGTATTTTTTGATACATTTATAATACTTACTATAACTGCTCTTATAATATTATCAAATGTGCCAATAGATGGGAAAATGACAGGAATAACATTAACACAGTTTGCATTTAAACAAGGAATGGGACAATTAGGAACAATATTTGTAGCTGTTGCTCTTCTTTTCTTTGCTTTTTCTACTATTATAGGCTGGTATTTCTTCGGGGAAGCGAATATCAGATATCTTTTTTCCAGTAAGAAAAGTGTGGACATATATTCATATGTGGTTTTAGTTTTCATATTTCTAGGCTGCCTTTTAAAAGTGGAGCTAGTATGGGAACTTGCTGATATGTTCAACGGACTTATGGTACTACCTAATATAATTGCACTTATTGGATTATCTGGTGTAGTTAAAAAAGGACTGGAAGAATATAATAGGAGAGAAGGAGAATTTAAATAG
- a CDS encoding sensor domain-containing diguanylate cyclase, which yields MPLFSKKNSYYYVNSNHQIKNNELEEVLTLAADGIGKFVLNDELTILYFNQGLCDLVGEKAENVEEVGFNSSLYVHKDDLEYTKMEFTKVVESRKKNFKMSYRLVHKNGYPIHVKVNGFFTDELYEDKYPIFYLIFTNISSLIHMNQELEMERKRYAMFTDLLLESYFEYDIKNDVLKIYDNANFYLFPDKEIRMFSKLIGDEKSSITIQNCNSLYECIMEEKDCEKDIELFVDSKEKNWFHLKYHRLLDSDNHLYKIIGSYKNINKEKILELMQNQYNYELKKKAEYDIVTGLLNRATLEELVTLNLKIEIMKGTNIFMIFDVDDFKNINDTYGHPFGDIVLHKIGNIFKESFRSVDIIGRLGGDEFAIFLPQIPSIEWITQKLNGVLQKVKRLSKELEIEKNISISIGIYEIKFSESFKDIFLKADKALYQAKKSGKNRYEFYSK from the coding sequence ATGCCATTATTTTCAAAGAAAAACAGTTATTACTATGTTAATTCAAATCATCAAATAAAAAATAATGAACTTGAAGAAGTTTTGACATTAGCAGCAGATGGAATAGGAAAATTTGTTCTTAATGATGAGTTGACAATTTTATATTTTAATCAGGGGTTATGTGATCTTGTAGGAGAAAAAGCTGAAAATGTTGAAGAAGTTGGATTTAATAGTAGTTTGTATGTACATAAAGATGATTTAGAATATACAAAAATGGAATTTACAAAGGTAGTAGAATCAAGAAAAAAGAATTTCAAAATGAGTTATAGACTTGTTCATAAAAACGGATATCCTATCCATGTAAAAGTAAATGGTTTTTTTACAGATGAATTGTATGAAGATAAGTACCCTATATTTTATTTGATTTTTACAAATATTTCTTCATTGATACATATGAATCAAGAACTAGAAATGGAGAGAAAACGTTATGCAATGTTTACTGATTTATTATTAGAGAGCTATTTTGAGTATGATATAAAAAATGATGTTTTGAAAATATATGATAATGCTAATTTCTATTTATTTCCAGATAAAGAGATAAGAATGTTCAGTAAACTTATTGGAGATGAAAAATCTTCAATTACTATACAAAATTGTAATTCTTTATATGAATGTATAATGGAAGAAAAGGACTGTGAAAAAGATATAGAATTATTTGTAGATAGTAAAGAAAAAAATTGGTTTCATTTAAAATACCATAGACTTTTAGATTCCGATAATCATTTGTATAAGATAATTGGGTCATATAAAAATATTAATAAAGAAAAAATACTTGAATTAATGCAGAATCAATATAATTATGAATTGAAAAAAAAGGCTGAATATGATATTGTTACAGGACTTTTAAATAGGGCTACTTTGGAAGAACTAGTTACTTTAAATTTAAAAATAGAAATCATGAAAGGAACAAATATTTTTATGATATTTGATGTTGATGATTTTAAAAATATTAATGATACATATGGACATCCATTTGGGGATATAGTTCTGCATAAAATAGGAAATATATTTAAAGAATCATTTCGTTCAGTAGATATTATAGGAAGATTGGGTGGAGATGAATTTGCCATATTTCTTCCACAAATACCATCAATTGAATGGATAACTCAAAAATTAAATGGTGTTCTCCAAAAAGTGAAAAGACTTTCAAAAGAGTTGGAGATAGAAAAAAATATATCTATAAGTATTGGAATTTATGAAATAAAGTTCTCAGAAAGCTTTAAGGATATATTTCTAAAAGCAGATAAAGCGCTGTATCAAGCTAAAAAGAGTGGTAAAAATAGATATGAATTTTATTCAAAATAA
- a CDS encoding winged helix-turn-helix transcriptional regulator, producing the protein MKNQYELPCNIAQTLNIIGDKWTLLIVHEIMLGDKSYNEILSKLAGIASNLLSNRLKSLEEDGIIKSELYQTHPPRYKYTLTEKGKDLEDVFNSIILWGSRHLNKCYKKLVAKKSGHKVEIRYYLPETKELLCKEDVEAREIC; encoded by the coding sequence ATGAAAAATCAGTATGAACTGCCATGTAATATAGCACAGACTTTAAATATAATAGGAGACAAATGGACTCTTCTGATTGTTCATGAAATAATGCTTGGAGATAAAAGTTATAATGAAATTTTATCTAAATTAGCAGGAATAGCATCAAATCTTTTGTCTAACAGACTAAAATCTCTAGAAGAAGATGGAATAATTAAAAGTGAGCTATATCAGACACATCCTCCTAGATACAAATATACATTGACAGAAAAAGGAAAAGATTTGGAAGATGTATTTAATAGTATAATTTTATGGGGAAGCAGGCATTTAAATAAATGCTATAAAAAGCTTGTAGCTAAAAAAAGTGGACATAAAGTAGAAATTAGATATTATCTCCCTGAAACAAAAGAATTATTATGTAAAGAGGATGTTGAAGCGAGGGAAATATGCTAA
- a CDS encoding FAD-dependent oxidoreductase, protein MKNYDAVVIGFGKGGKTLAGEMADKGWKVAVIEKSDKMYGGTCINVGCIPTKYLINEAAKNKFRKLNSFEEYAEEYKNIIENKGELISLFRKKNFDSLDVKENIDIYTGEGSFVDAKTIEIKSKEETIQIKGDKIFINTGAESIIPPIKGLRESKYMYDSEAVMELKELPEKLIIIGGGYIGLEYANMYNNFGSEVVVLEGSPLFIAREDREIADEIKKVMERKGIKFVLGAKVTEVEENIVKYEKDGTIEEIAGNAILVAVGRKPNVKGLKLENAGVKLTERGAIAVDDYLHTSVEGIWAIGDVHGGLQFTYTSLDDYRIIFDELFGNKKYSLKERGAVPYTVFIEPQFSRVGMTEEEAIQQGYKVKTAKMGAVNPRMKIYGDTDGLIKAVVDAETGKILGASLFFRQSGEVINSISLAMMAEKDYTFLRDGIFTHPTMSETLNELFSLIK, encoded by the coding sequence ATGAAGAATTATGATGCAGTAGTAATAGGATTTGGAAAAGGTGGCAAAACTTTAGCTGGAGAAATGGCAGATAAAGGGTGGAAAGTAGCAGTCATAGAAAAATCAGATAAAATGTATGGTGGAACATGTATAAATGTAGGTTGTATTCCTACTAAATATCTTATAAATGAAGCTGCTAAAAATAAATTTAGAAAGTTAAATTCTTTTGAAGAATATGCAGAAGAATACAAAAATATTATAGAGAACAAAGGAGAATTGATATCACTTTTCAGAAAGAAAAATTTTGATAGTCTTGATGTTAAAGAAAATATAGATATATACACTGGAGAAGGATCTTTTGTAGATGCTAAAACAATTGAAATAAAATCAAAGGAAGAAACTATTCAAATCAAAGGAGATAAAATATTTATAAATACAGGTGCAGAATCTATTATTCCACCTATAAAAGGTTTGAGAGAAAGTAAATATATGTATGACAGTGAAGCTGTAATGGAATTAAAAGAATTACCAGAAAAACTTATAATAATAGGTGGAGGATATATTGGACTGGAATATGCAAATATGTACAATAACTTTGGTTCAGAAGTAGTAGTTCTAGAAGGAAGTCCTTTATTCATAGCTCGTGAAGACAGAGAAATAGCAGATGAAATTAAAAAAGTTATGGAAAGAAAAGGTATAAAATTTGTGTTAGGAGCAAAAGTAACAGAAGTAGAAGAAAATATAGTAAAATATGAAAAAGATGGTACAATAGAAGAAATAGCTGGAAATGCTATCCTTGTAGCAGTTGGAAGAAAACCAAATGTTAAAGGATTAAAATTAGAAAATGCAGGGGTTAAACTTACAGAAAGAGGTGCAATAGCTGTAGATGATTATCTTCATACTTCTGTAGAAGGAATATGGGCAATAGGAGATGTACATGGAGGATTACAGTTTACATATACTTCTCTTGATGATTATCGTATAATTTTTGATGAACTTTTTGGAAATAAAAAATATTCATTAAAAGAAAGAGGTGCAGTTCCATATACTGTATTTATTGAGCCACAATTTTCAAGAGTAGGAATGACAGAAGAAGAAGCTATACAGCAAGGATATAAAGTAAAAACTGCAAAAATGGGAGCAGTAAATCCAAGAATGAAGATATATGGTGATACTGATGGTCTTATAAAAGCAGTAGTAGATGCAGAAACAGGAAAAATATTAGGTGCATCACTATTTTTCAGACAATCAGGAGAGGTTATCAACAGTATAAGTCTTGCAATGATGGCAGAAAAGGATTATACTTTCTTAAGAGATGGAATATTTACTCATCCCACTATGAGTGAAACATTAAATGAACTTTTTAGTTTAATAAAATAA
- a CDS encoding HU family DNA-binding protein — protein sequence MTEGEFIRFYKKRNKSKSHKEVKEKIDLFWKVLQKALDEENKITFKDWGVFEKKAVKTRKVVIPIWEGARYTQPKETIKFRAGLEFIKLVNSDGNE from the coding sequence ATGACAGAAGGGGAGTTTATAAGATTTTATAAAAAGAGAAATAAAAGCAAAAGTCATAAAGAAGTGAAAGAAAAAATAGACTTATTTTGGAAAGTACTCCAGAAAGCTTTAGATGAAGAGAATAAAATAACATTTAAAGACTGGGGAGTGTTTGAAAAGAAGGCTGTAAAAACTAGAAAAGTAGTAATCCCAATATGGGAGGGGGCAAGATATACCCAGCCGAAAGAAACAATAAAATTCAGAGCAGGACTGGAATTTATTAAGTTAGTTAATAGTGATGGAAATGAATAA